The following coding sequences are from one Gossypium hirsutum isolate 1008001.06 chromosome A12, Gossypium_hirsutum_v2.1, whole genome shotgun sequence window:
- the LOC107928690 gene encoding cysteine-rich receptor-like protein kinase 2 produces MDKPVQVVGSGYIFLVLMGFLALLEGVKGDPRAKTVNVSCGHQLEHYGTIYVSNFVATMENINEQIRDSGFGTAAAGSGLDRNYGLAQCYGDLSSLDCVLCYAEARAVLPQCYPFNGGRIFLDGCFMRAENYSFFEEYTGPDDRAVCGNTSRKGLNFQESARQAVSHAVAAALGNEGYAKAQVAVSGTNESAYVLANCWRTLNNTSCKTCLENASASVLGCLPWSEGRALNTGCFIRYSDTDFLNKEPGNGISRGTVIIIVVSIVSSLIVLAIGVAIGVYIWKYRYIQKKRRGSNDSEKFVKLLHDSNLNFKYSTLDRATGSFNDANKLGQGGFGTVYKGVLPDGREIAVKRLFFNNRHRAADFYNEVKLISSVEHKNLVRLLGCSCSGPESLLVYEFLPNKSLDRFIFNPSRGKLLDWEKRYVVIIGTVEGLVYLHENSEAKIIHRDIKASNILLDSKLRAKIADFGLARSFQEDQSHISTAIAGTLGYMAPEYLAHGQLTEKADVYSFGVLLLEIVTGKQNNKSKATEYSDSIVTVTWRHFQLGTVEEIYDPNLMLHNDNNGSNVRNEIFRMVQIGLLCTQEIPSLRPSMSKVLHLLTKKDEDLPAPTNPPFLDEKMEFNETSDKECYPLNRADNDSIATVTHSSFYGR; encoded by the exons ATGGATAAACCAGTTCAGGTAGTCGGTTCTGGATATATTTTCTTGGTTCTTATGGGGTTTCTGGCATTACTTGAAGGAGTGAAAGGAGATCCAAGAGCCAAAACAGTGAATGTTTCATGTGGCCACCAACTTGAGCACTACGGGACCATCTATGTTTCTAACTTTGTTGCTACAATGGAGAATATCAATGAACAGATTCGTGATTCGGGCTTTGGAACAGCAGCTGCAGGTTCTGGGCTTGATAGGAACTATGGTCTTGCTCAGTGTTATGGGGATCTATCGTCGCTTGACTGCGTATTGTGCTATGCCGAGGCACGTGCGGTTCTTCCTCAATGCTATCCGTTCAACGGGGGTCGCATTTTTCTCGACGGATGCTTCATGAGAGCCGAGAATTATAGCTTCTTTGAGGAGTACACAGGACCAGACGACAGGGCAGTGTGCGGGAATACAAGCCGCAAAGGGTTGAATTTTCAAGAATCAGCACGGCAGGCAGTGTCGCATGCAGTTGCTGCTGCATTGGGAAATGAAGGGTATGCTAAGGCTCAGGTGGCAGTTTCGGGCACAAATGAGTCGGCTTATGTTTTGGCTAATTGCTGGAGGACATTAAACAATACTTCTTGTAAAACATGTCTAGAGAATGCATCAGCATCGGTACTAGGGTGCTTGCCTTGGTCGGAGGGACGCGCACTCAACACTGGCTGCTTCATCAGGTACTCTGATACAGATTTCCTCAATAAAGAACCCGGAAATGGAATATCAAGAG GAACCGTTATAATCATAGTAGTTTCTATCGTCAGTTCCCTGATTGTTTTGGCGATCGGAGTTGCTATTGGAGTCTATATCTGGAAGTACAGATACATACAAAAGAAAAGACGAG GTTCAAATGATTCAGAAAAATTTGTGAAACTCCTTCATGATAGCAACTTAAACTTCAAGTACTCTACACTCGATCGTGCTACGGGATCTTTCAATGATGCCAACAAGCTTGGGCAAGGAGGATTCGGGACGGTTTATAAG GGAGTTCTACCTGATGGAAGAGAGATTGCTGTCAAAAGGTTGTTCTTTAACAATCGACATAGGGCAGCCGATTTCTACAATGAAGTCAAACTTATAAGCAGTGTGGAGCATAAAAACCTGGTCAGATTGTTGGGATGTAGTTGTTCGGGACCTGAAAGTCTTCTCGTCTATGAGTTCCTCCCAAACAAGAGCTTGGATCGCTTCATCTTTA ATCCCAGCAGAGGCAAATTACTTGATTGGGAGAAGAGATACGTAGTTATTATTGGAACTGTAGAAGGTTTAGTTTATCTTCATGAGAACTCCGAGGCCAAAATTATTCACAGAGATATAAAAGCTAGCAATATCTTGTTGGATTCGAAGCTGCGAGCTAAAATTGCCGACTTCGGGTTGGCAAGGTCTTTCCAGGAAGATCAGAGTCACATCAGCACTGCCATTGCCGGGACCCT aGGATATATGGCTCCGGAGTACCTAGCCCATGGCCAGTTAACCGAGAAAGCAGATGTCTATAGTTTCGGGGTGCTTTTACTCGAAATAGTTACAGGGAAGCAAAACAACAAGAGCAAAGCAACAGAATATTCAGACAGCATAGTAACAGTT ACTTGGAGACATTTTCAGTTAGGGACTGTGGAGGAGATTTATGACCCAAATCTAATGTTACACAATGACAACAATGGCAGCAACGTTAGGAATGAAATTTTCAGAATGGTACAAATTGGACTTCTTTGCACCCAAGAGATCCCGTCACTAAGACCATCAATGTCGAAGGTACTACACTTGCTAACAAAGAAAGATGAAGACCTCCCTGCACCTACTAATCCACCTTTTTTGGATGAAAAGATGGAATTCAATGAGACAAGTGACAAAGAATGCTATCCCCTCAACCGAGCTGATAATGATTCAATTGCCACTGTCACCCACAGTTCCTTCTACGGAAGATGA